Proteins encoded in a region of the Pelagicoccus sp. SDUM812003 genome:
- a CDS encoding PAS domain S-box protein — MPTPKKDQIGAESRAAPRLNGERRSVVDEHAILSETDLQGTILMVSDRFCEVTGFSREELVGRNHKIVSSGKHSKVFWRELWETITQGQVWRGEICNRRKNGQIYWVSATLIPIRDESGALVRFATYQTEVTQRKEAEDQKMRAFELLEETSRVARIGGWEHDLQTGVIYWSKMTREIFGVDERYTPTFEKVSTFFTHQGNESGISRELEKIVQSGAEFDREYEILNAQGKRLWVRVIGKSSYHDGRCVRLFGTIQNIDQQKRSLVKLEQQNSMYHGALSAATQTCIFATDKHGTITLFNKGAENLLGYEAWELVNRSTPAVIHVAEEVEERARELSEELGLPVSGFGTFVEIAKRRGSEKREWSYRKKSGELVPVSLTVTPIYQEDGSIDGFLGIAQDISESKRLENLQLESQRRFRGAFESSGFGMAIVGLDGTWIDANPALCKIVGYPEETLLKLTFQDITHPDDLEKDLSLLRSTIAGERKGYSMLKRYLHADGSVVWINLNVSLVRDAQGEPLYFVSVIEDCTERMALEEDLKLAKERLSLATKAGGVGIWDWNVMDNQLTWDEQMFALYGIDSGRFEGAYETWQRGLHPDDREFGERAVEKALEGTEDFDLEFRIVTPAGQVRHLHAIATVLRDAQGRPQRMIGTNWDISEVVQQRETLKRLADEAQQANETKSQFLANISHEIRTPMNGIIGLVSLLLETKGLNDQQEEYALLVKDSAVSLLSLINDLLDFSKVQAGKLEFEELDFDLQECLLQFEPLVQVKARGKGLSFFCNPCSHVPNSLVGDPGRLRQVLFNLVGNAIKFTKKGSVNLNTELVCEDLESATLRFSVKDTGIGIKPEYLGMLFEKFTQADASVNRVFGGTGLGLAISKQLVEMMGGEIGVESEVGNGSTFWFTARFAKQSSARVLEGRIEKLSGRKVLLVDDDPSIREMVSEQVQLWKAEPVTCSHAGEALQYLEEAKARGEMISCAIVDLHMPGFNGIDLCKKIRSDSHWKDLRVVLLTSDENAEVLDPYSNVGFDACCPKPFRPSELFNCLVRSLSRESESGMDFNKRSEGRLKRTGARILLAEDNVVNQMVARGILERFGLSCDVAGNGAEAVHAFESLPYDLILMDVQMPEVDGLTATRSIREIERIQSRSRIPIVAMTAHARNEDRMECMDAGMDEHVPKPVSPELLFSVLEKFLDSAPTKDAPQVDSSVARRNEETLFNPQDLLGRLLQDTELMRQVLEASVLDLQKNYEDFIAAAREQRIKDALLKIHSIKGSARNASLVRLASLAAELESELKTNAASATQDRLDLLQRYVSSTVSEVERFLEAN; from the coding sequence ATGCCTACGCCCAAGAAAGATCAGATTGGCGCCGAATCGCGCGCCGCCCCGCGTTTGAACGGAGAACGAAGAAGCGTGGTGGACGAGCACGCGATCCTGTCCGAAACGGACTTGCAGGGCACGATCCTGATGGTGAGCGACCGTTTTTGCGAGGTGACCGGCTTCTCCCGCGAGGAGCTGGTCGGGCGAAACCACAAGATCGTATCTTCAGGCAAGCACTCCAAGGTTTTCTGGCGCGAGCTGTGGGAAACGATCACCCAAGGCCAAGTTTGGAGAGGAGAGATCTGCAACCGCCGCAAGAACGGCCAGATCTATTGGGTCTCGGCCACCCTGATCCCCATTCGCGACGAGTCGGGCGCCCTCGTTCGATTCGCCACCTACCAGACGGAGGTGACCCAGCGCAAGGAGGCCGAAGACCAGAAGATGCGAGCTTTCGAGTTGCTGGAGGAGACCAGTCGGGTCGCTCGAATCGGCGGCTGGGAGCATGACCTGCAGACCGGCGTCATCTACTGGTCAAAGATGACGCGGGAGATCTTCGGAGTGGACGAGCGCTACACGCCGACTTTCGAGAAGGTCTCGACGTTTTTCACCCATCAAGGAAACGAGAGCGGAATCTCCCGGGAGCTCGAGAAGATCGTGCAGAGCGGGGCGGAGTTCGATCGAGAATACGAAATCCTCAACGCCCAGGGAAAGCGGCTTTGGGTGCGGGTGATCGGAAAGTCCAGCTACCATGATGGCAGGTGCGTTCGCCTTTTTGGCACCATTCAGAATATCGACCAGCAAAAGCGTTCGCTGGTGAAGCTGGAGCAACAGAACTCCATGTACCATGGCGCTCTTTCGGCCGCGACGCAGACCTGCATCTTCGCCACCGACAAGCACGGCACCATTACGCTGTTCAACAAGGGAGCGGAGAACCTTCTCGGCTACGAAGCTTGGGAGCTGGTCAACAGGAGCACGCCTGCGGTCATTCATGTGGCCGAGGAAGTGGAGGAGCGGGCGAGGGAGCTCAGCGAGGAGCTGGGGTTGCCGGTTTCCGGGTTTGGCACCTTCGTGGAGATCGCCAAGCGGCGCGGATCGGAAAAGCGGGAGTGGTCCTATCGCAAGAAGAGCGGCGAGCTGGTTCCGGTTTCCCTCACCGTGACTCCGATCTACCAGGAGGATGGCAGCATCGATGGTTTTCTGGGGATCGCCCAGGATATCTCCGAATCGAAGCGATTGGAGAATTTGCAGCTGGAGAGCCAGCGACGTTTCCGCGGAGCGTTCGAGTCGAGCGGTTTCGGCATGGCGATCGTGGGACTCGATGGCACGTGGATCGACGCCAATCCTGCCCTGTGCAAAATCGTGGGGTATCCGGAGGAGACGCTGCTGAAGCTGACGTTTCAGGACATCACTCATCCGGATGATCTGGAGAAGGATCTTTCGCTGCTGCGCTCTACCATCGCGGGCGAGCGAAAGGGGTACAGCATGCTCAAGCGCTACCTGCATGCCGATGGGAGCGTCGTTTGGATTAACCTAAACGTTTCGCTGGTGCGCGATGCTCAGGGCGAGCCGCTGTATTTCGTTTCCGTCATCGAGGATTGCACCGAGCGCATGGCTCTGGAGGAGGACCTCAAGCTGGCGAAGGAGCGGCTCTCGCTCGCGACCAAGGCTGGAGGCGTGGGCATCTGGGATTGGAACGTGATGGACAACCAGCTGACCTGGGACGAGCAGATGTTCGCCCTCTACGGCATCGATTCCGGACGATTCGAGGGAGCCTACGAAACCTGGCAGCGCGGTCTGCATCCCGATGATCGGGAATTTGGGGAAAGGGCGGTTGAAAAGGCCTTGGAGGGTACGGAGGATTTCGATCTGGAGTTTCGCATCGTCACGCCTGCCGGGCAGGTGCGGCACTTGCACGCCATCGCCACGGTCCTGCGCGACGCCCAGGGCCGCCCGCAGCGCATGATCGGCACGAATTGGGACATATCCGAAGTGGTCCAGCAGCGCGAGACGCTCAAGAGACTGGCGGACGAGGCTCAGCAGGCGAACGAGACGAAGTCGCAGTTTTTGGCGAACATCAGCCACGAGATCCGCACTCCCATGAACGGGATCATCGGTCTGGTGTCGCTTCTCTTGGAAACGAAAGGGCTGAACGATCAGCAGGAGGAGTACGCTCTGCTGGTCAAGGACAGCGCCGTCTCGCTGCTCTCGTTGATCAACGACCTTCTGGACTTCTCCAAAGTCCAAGCAGGAAAGCTGGAGTTCGAGGAGCTCGATTTCGATCTTCAAGAGTGCCTGCTCCAGTTCGAACCTCTGGTGCAAGTGAAAGCCCGCGGCAAGGGGCTGAGCTTTTTCTGCAATCCTTGCTCCCACGTTCCCAACAGCTTGGTCGGCGATCCGGGACGTTTGAGACAGGTTCTATTCAATCTCGTCGGCAATGCGATTAAGTTCACCAAAAAAGGTAGTGTGAATCTGAATACGGAACTTGTTTGCGAGGATCTGGAATCCGCGACGCTTCGGTTTTCGGTCAAAGACACTGGCATCGGCATCAAGCCGGAATACCTCGGAATGCTCTTCGAGAAATTCACTCAAGCGGACGCATCGGTGAACCGGGTCTTCGGCGGCACCGGACTGGGTCTGGCCATCAGCAAGCAGCTCGTGGAGATGATGGGTGGCGAGATCGGCGTGGAGAGCGAAGTCGGAAATGGCTCCACCTTTTGGTTCACCGCCAGGTTCGCCAAGCAGAGTTCCGCTCGCGTATTGGAAGGTCGCATCGAAAAGCTGAGCGGAAGAAAAGTGCTGTTGGTGGACGATGACCCTTCGATTCGAGAGATGGTGAGCGAACAGGTTCAGCTTTGGAAAGCCGAGCCGGTGACGTGCTCGCACGCGGGCGAGGCCCTTCAGTATCTCGAAGAAGCGAAAGCGCGAGGGGAGATGATCTCCTGCGCTATCGTCGATCTGCACATGCCAGGCTTCAACGGAATCGATCTTTGCAAGAAGATCCGATCGGATAGCCACTGGAAGGATCTGCGGGTTGTGCTTTTGACCAGCGACGAAAATGCGGAGGTTCTCGATCCGTATTCAAATGTTGGATTCGATGCATGCTGCCCCAAGCCGTTTCGGCCATCGGAGCTCTTCAACTGCCTGGTTCGTTCCCTCTCACGTGAGTCCGAGTCGGGAATGGACTTCAACAAACGGTCCGAGGGGCGCCTGAAGCGAACTGGCGCCCGAATTCTCCTGGCGGAGGACAACGTGGTGAACCAAATGGTGGCGCGCGGCATCCTTGAACGTTTCGGCTTGAGCTGCGACGTCGCAGGCAACGGAGCCGAAGCGGTGCATGCCTTCGAATCGCTGCCCTACGACCTGATCCTTATGGATGTGCAGATGCCTGAGGTCGATGGTCTAACCGCTACCCGATCCATTCGAGAGATCGAGCGGATCCAGAGTCGTTCCCGCATCCCCATCGTAGCCATGACCGCTCATGCCCGCAATGAGGACCGTATGGAATGCATGGACGCCGGCATGGATGAGCACGTGCCGAAACCGGTTTCGCCGGAACTGCTTTTCTCCGTTCTGGAGAAGTTTCTCGATTCCGCTCCGACGAAGGACGCCCCGCAGGTGGACTCCTCCGTCGCCAGACGGAACGAGGAGACGCTGTTCAACCCGCAAGACTTGCTCGGACGCCTCTTGCAGGATACCGAGCTGATGCGGCAGGTGCTGGAAGCGAGCGTGCTGGACCTGCAAAAGAACTATGAGGACTTCATCGCGGCCGCCCGCGAGCAGCGCATCAAGGACGCGTTGCTGAAGATCCACTCCATCAAAGGGTCGGCGCGAAACGCTTCGCTGGTCCGGTTGGCCTCGTTGGCCGCGGAACTGGAAAGCGAACTCAAGACCAACGCCGCTTCGGCGACGCAGGATCGACTGGATCTCCTGCAACGGTACGTTTCCAGTACGGTTTCCGAGGTCGAGCGCTTTCTCGAAGCCAACTAG